In the Sphingobacterium sp. PCS056 genome, CCAGAAAGATTTTGATCAATTGATAACGGATACGGGCATTATTAGTTATGCCGATTTTAGGTATGAGATTAAAAAAAGATTTACTGAAAAGTATTTACCTTCGCAACCGCCCAAATCGACCTTACAGTACGTACTCAATCAAATTTTTTACCACTCAAAAGATGCGGATTGGGTTGCTTCGATCCCACAAGAACAGTTGCATCAGTTATATACGATTTGTCAATTCCATTCACTTTATGAAAACGACCACAATTTTGAAATAAAAGAAATTTTATATGGGTTAGAGGTACTCGTGCAACGTATTACAGGAAGAGCTATGGAAACAGATGTAAATAAGATGGTTCCAGACTTTCAAAATTTTGATAGTCCATTTATTGCTATTATGCGTGAGTTCAATGAGTTGAATGATCGCTTCTTACGTGACGATCTGCATTTTATGACTTCCGATGATCTTGCCTACAAGCAAATATTGGTTTTGCATAGGCAATGTGAAAATTATATTGATACTGCATTTTCCAATTCCCATCGTTTTGGTATCTCGATCAAAGTCAATCAGTCATTATTACGAATCAGGCAGCAATTGGAAAGGATCAAAGCAATTTTATCTTTTTTGGTGATCAACGATAATCACGAAAAAGTGACCAAAAGTATTGCCTTTGCACAGACCTTAATTGATTATAATTGTCGTAAAAGCAATATTCGAAAACTGGTGGGGCAAAGCACACAATTGTTAGCTTATGAGATCACGCATCATACTGCACAAACGGGAGAGCATTATATTACTTCCACTAAAAAAGAATATTGGCGTATGTTTCGTTCGGCTTGTGGCGGAGGGATCATCGTGGGCATTATGTGTATCATAAAATTGTTTCTAGGAAAAGTAGAGACGAGTGAATTTGGACATGCGTTACTTTACAGTATGAATTATGCCATAGGATTTACTGCTATTTATCTTTTTGGAGCAACATTAGCAACAAAACAACCCGCGATGACAGCCTCAGCGTTAATTGCTGCTATTGAAAATGGTCCCTCTGGACAGGATCAAAATCGACATAAGTATTGGAGTTTTGCTATTTTCTTTGCCCGACTATTCCGTTCACAATTTATTGCATTTGTTGGCAATGTGATGATGGCTTTTCCAGTCAGTTTAATTTTGATATGGGGTATTCAGGAGGTTTTCCACTACAATGCAGCGGCCGCTAAGTGGTTAAAACTGGTTAATGAATTAAATCCCACAGAGACACCGATGATAGTGCATGCTTGCATTGCGGGAGTCTTTTTATTTTTGTCTGGAATTATTGCCGGTAGTATATCCAATAGGGACAAACATAATTCGGTCTATTATCGAATTGAGGAACAACCCGTGTTAAAGAAAGTGTTTGGTAAAGAAAAAACAGCCAAAGTCGCTCGATTTTATGAAAAAAAATGGGCAGGAATAGTCTCCAATATTTGGTTTGGCGTTTTTATGGGAACAACAGCTTCTGTTGGTATGTTTTTAGGGCTAAATCTAGATATTAGGCACATCACCTTTGCCAGTGGTAATCTGGCATTAGCCTGGTTTGGTCACGATAGTTATCTGAGCACAGAAATGTGGATATGGGGTATACTTGGGATTGGTATTATAGGTTTTTTTAATTTTGTAGTTAGTTTTTCCCTTTCATTGATATTGGCATTTCGATCTCGAAACCTTTCCTTTGGAGAATTGATTAAAATGGCCAAAGCCGTATGGATCTATTTTAAAATAAACCCAAAATCATTTTTTTTACCGCCAGAAGAGAAAAAATAAATAAGTGGGTTGTCATTTTAGATTAAGATGTAAAGTACTCCCCAGAATTGTTCAAATTCTGGGAGGATGGTCAGGAATGTAAAACCGTTGCGCAGCTTTTTCCTGATGATAGCTATCCGAGCGCTTGCTTTAAATCGGAGATTAAATCATCAATTGATTCTAGCCCAACGCTAATACGAATAAGACCATCGGTAATACCTGTTTTTAATCGGATCTCTCTAGGTATTCCAGCATGGGACATGGAAGCAGGGTGGGAGACTAATGTATCGACAGTGCCGATTGAAACTGCTCGCGTACATATCTGAAGTTTATTGACAAAATCAATTGCTTTTTCATATCCGCCTTTCAGCTCTATGCTCATCACAGATCCGGCATGTCGCATTTGCTTTTTGCTAATCGCATAATCGGGATGAGTTGTAAGTCCATTATAATGCACTTGCGAGATCTCCGGATGGTGATCTAGAAATGTGGCCACATCCATGGCATTGCGACAATGTTGTTCCATTCGTAAGGGTAAAGTTTTAATACCCTGTAAAACAAGAAAAGCATCAAAAGGGTTACTGTTGACTCCCAGTAATTTATGTGTTTGATGCACATACGTATCCATAGCGCTTAGATCTCGACCGACCAATACTCCTCCAATAGCATTACCATGGCCATTTAAAAATTTTGTCGTAGAATGAAACACATAATCCACTCCGTATTTAAAAGGTTGCTGGAGATAAGGAGTAGAAAAGGTATTATCAACAGAAATCAATTTATTGTATTTTTTTGCAAGCTCCACCACACGTTCGATATCAATACACTGCATTGTTGGATTTGCAGGAGATTCAAAGTGAATCAGCTTAATTTCCGGTTTTTCTTTTAAAATAGTTTCCAATTCGTCCGCATCAGTCATATTCGAAAAATAGGCTTTGATACCAAATTTAGGGAGCATCTTCGTAATAAACTCGTGGGTTCCACCATATAAAGATGGAGTAGCAAGTATCCCATCGCCAGCATTAAGGCAGGATATAAATAGCGTGGACATCGCCGACTGTCCACTCGATGTCAATAGAGCACGAGCACGCAAAGGAGTTCCATCAGGATTTAGGATCTTCCAGGTTTCTAGGTCTGCTATAGCTTGTGCTGTCGCATCAGTGGTTGGATTGCCAAATCGAGAGTAAATATATCCTGCATCTTCACCAGAAAATTTACGCATTCCCTGTTCCACGCTATCAAAAGTGAAGGTAGAACTAGCATATATAGGTGCTAAATGGGCATGATGACCATCCGTATGCTCCTGATGAATGGCTAGTGTTCCAAAGTCAATATCATTTCTGGTCATAGGAATAGCTTAAAATTAAATGTTGATCGTTGTTGTACATCTTTGTTCGGTATGTAGGTGTAAGTTGTCAATCCTAAATTTAGGAATAAAAAGATTAAAAAACAGATTGAATATAAGAATCATCTATTTTCGATATTGTGTTAACTACTATTTTATAACAGCTTATATTGTACTAAGATTAAAAAAAAGTAAAACAAACTATTGATCATTTTATTGCCAATGCTATCAGGTGCATGCACCCTATAATTATGTTAATTGACGCCACATGCTATTAAAACATCGATAATTGAATACCCGGACGATTTTTACTGGGTTTTTGCGCTTTTCCCATTACGGTTTGACCATTATATTTCCATGAGTCTCTGCGTTCTTGCTCCAAGACTTCCTGTATGTCAAACTGTGGAGTAAAATTTGCCTCTGCCTGTAGTACGATCTGATGTAGTTTATTGATTGTTTTTAATTTATCCAGATGTCCCAATTTTGATTTTTCTATTCCTTTTCTAAGTACAGTAATACTCTCATCATAAATCGTTAAAGGAACAGGGAATGGATGACCATCTTTACCTCCATGAGCAAAAGCAAATCGTGCAGGGTCTTTAAATCTAGACGGACCACCGTGAATGACCTCACTTACTAAAGCAAGAGATTGCATAGTACGAGGACCGACACCTTTCAGCAGTAACAATTCTTCAAAATTATCGGTCTGCAATTCCCTTGTCACATATAAGAGTGCTCCTAGCCTTTTTAGATCCACATCCGATGCACGGATATCATGTCTGTTAGGCATTACAAGATGGGCAAATTCCTGCATGATCCGAGCAGGATCATTTTGCGCAATAGCTAAGATTCCTTGCCTATTAGATGCTGCCGCTGCTGCTGTTAAGTTTAATATCTTTCCGCGAGAGACGCCATTAATACCCGTATGTGGTTCATCTATAAAAGATTTTAGATGCTGAGAATGCCAGTGATAACGTCTTGCTGTACCATCATTTTCATGCATACCCTGTTGCACAACAGTCCAATTACCTTTGTCTGAAACAATGAAATTATGGAGATAAAGTTGATATCCATCTTGTATAGCTGTATTATCGACTTTTGCAGTCAATTTACTTGCACGTACCAGCGCATCCCCCGAAAGTCCCGTATGGTCCGCTATCCGTAATAATTCTGCGGGTGTTTCTCTCGAAAACTTTCCTTTGCCTCCACAAATATAGAGTCCTAAAGAGGCCGATTGTGGATTAATAGCACGTTTTAAAGCACCCATGACAGAGGTTGTGATCCCAGACGAATGCCAATCCATACCCAACACAGCACCAAAACTTTGAAACCAAAAAGGATCCGATAAGCGGCGCAATACCTCATCTTTACCGTAGTCTGCTAAAATGGCCTCTACGATAGAAAGTCCTAAGGCAGACATGCGTTCATAGAGCCAGGCAGGTACTTTCCCATAATGTAAGGGTAGATCGGCAGTTCCCGAACGTTTCATATTGTTTCGCTAAATATTTTAGTGTAAAATTAGGTAATAAAATCAACAGTTGATTTTAATATCAGAGATTTACGTTTCTAAAATTAAACCTATTTTTTTTCATTTTAACTCTTTATGAGTTAGTTTGTCTTTTTGGATTGATTTTTGATTTTAAATATTTAAATAAATGACATCTACAAAAATTATTTTAATAACAATTGTATATTGTTTACTATCCAGTATAAAATAATTGTAATTAGCAAAACTAAGTTGAAAATATGATTTTAATCGTTGATGATAAACCTGAGAATATCTATTCCCTGCAACAACTGTTAGAGTCTAGAGGTTTTAGTGTGGATACGGCATTATCCGGAGAAGAAGCTTTGAAAAAAGCATTTAAAAACCAATATGCACTTATTATTTTGGACGTTCAAATGCCAGATATGGATGGCTTTGAAGTCGCGAGGTATTTAGCAAACTATAGTAAAACTAAAGATATTTCTATCATATTTTTATCTGCAGCTAATCGCGATAAGCGATTTATTGAACAAGGTTATGCCTCTGGAGGTATTGACTATGTTACAAAACCTGTAGATATGGATGTTTTATTAATGAAAGTCAAAAATTTCTATCAGTTACATGAGAAGACTTTGGCTTTAAATGCGGTACAACAAGATTTACTTAGTGAAATTGAACGACGTAAGCGGGCACAATCCTCCTTGTTAGAAAAAGCAAATCATTTACGCTCTATATTAGAATCTCTTCCTCAAATTGCTTTTTCGGTAGATCCACAAGGTAAAATTGATTTTGTAAATTACAATTGGTTTCTATTTTCAGCATCCGAAAATCAATTTCCGGAATGCCATCCGGATGATCCCGCTATGAAGGACGTTGTAAACTCCCATATTCAAAAAGGTAAGGCTGTGGAAATGGAAGTTCGGATAAAACCATTAAATTCCCAACTTTATCGCTATCATTTACTGCGCATTGTCCCCATTGAAGAAAATCATGTGATTGCTCATTGGGTCGGAACCTTTACGGATATCGATGATCAAAAACAGATTGAACAAAAGAAGGATGAATTTATAAGTATTGCTTCGCACGAATTAAAAACGCCATTGACCAGTATGCGTGGGTATGTCCAATTACTGGCTCGTGCTTTGCGTGGTGAGCAAAATGTTAAGGTGCAGAAATATATGGATCGTGTCCAAGGCCAATTGGACAAATTAAGTACATTGGTTGCTGATCTACTGGATATTTCAAAAATTGACAATGGCAAATTAAAGATTAACCATCATGTGTTTGATTTAGATGTTTTAATAGATACTGTCATTGAAACTATGCGGCAGACCCATGATAATAAGATGTTGCATATCGAACGCGAGGGTGCTCGATTAGATCGCTTAATCTTAGGAGATGAGTTGCGTATTGAACAGGTACTGGTCAATTTTGTGACCAATGCAATCAAATATGGTCCTGATTCTGATCGTATTATTATCCATACTGAAATGAACGGGCACGAAGTGAAAGTAAGTGTGCAAGATTTTGGAATAGGTGTTCCTGCAAAAAATCAACCGCCGATATTTGATAAGTTTTATCGGGTCGAAGAAACCTCTGTCCGATTTCAAGGATTAGGTTTAGGACTTTATATTTGCGCGGAAATTATTAGACAGCATCAAGGGCAGTATGGTATGACGAGTAAATTTGGTGAGGGATCGACTTTTTATTTTACTTTACCATTGAATACAGCACATTTATGATTATAAACTTAAGAGAATGGCTTTTATAATGGCTTCGGTAATAGAAAAATACTGCGCACAAGATGCGATTAATTATAAAGAATAAGATCATGTTAACTATACAATTTTAAAGAAAGAGCCATGGAAACCAATAAAAAAATTTTAATCTTCGAAGATGATATATCCATTTTAGAGATCGTCACTATTATTCTCGAAGACGCAGGCTATCGAGTTGAAACATCACAAACATCTCATGATATAATTGAAAAAGTTGCTGCAATAAAACCAGATTTAATTTTGATGGACAACTGGATTCCCAATATTGGTGGAAAAGAAGCGACAAAACTACTAAAAAGAGATCCTAATTTTAATCAGATACCAGTTATTTATATAACCGCAAATAGTGACATCGCCGAACTTGCTAAGGATGCTGGAGCAGATGATTTCCTGGCGAAACCTTTTGATTTGGTCGATCTTGAAAAAATAGTGTCTAAATATTTAAAATAGCATTTTAAACACATCAAGTATCTGTTAACCGGATGTTGAAAAATAAATACGATCGTCTCTAAACATCAATTATATGCTGGAGACGATCGGCTGATAAGTTTCAAACTAGCCCATCATATCGTGCGTTAACTCAGCTGTGGATCCGTTTTTGAATGTTTTCCAGTTTCCACCCGTCCCGCAAAATGACGCTCAAATGGACTATTTAGTAGCGTAACACTGATATCGTACCAACCGTACTCTTGTTGAGTGTCGATTATTGAAGTCGCTGATTGACCTGCTTTCAAGGTAATTTCCTTATTCCAAAGACGATATGCATTGTCTTTCATACTTATGTCCAAGGTTTCTTGCCCTTCATTCTTGAGGTGTAATACTAGATTGCCAGTCGGTTTTTTAGTTGATCCTAGTTCATAAGATGCGCTAATACGTAGTGCTTCATCTTGTCCCTTAAATCCTCGCATAAATCCATTTGGTCCATAAGCAGTAAACGCATAAATATTATCTTTAAAATCTGATAAATTCCAGCTGAAATCCAGTGACTGACCTGCAAATACCGCAAATGGCCAAAATTGAACACCATCGTGATAAGAATCGCCGGTATAGATATTAAATGGACTATTCAAAGATGCCTCACCAAAAAAAGTATTTCCAACCTTCATATGTATAGAGATCTTATCCTCTTTCTTACTGATCTCTTCATCGATATATAGTTCATAAGCCAACGCACTTGAAGGACGTTGTCCCTTTTCTTGTTTGGCCAACCATGGAGATATGTTTCGTTGTTTCTTTAGATTTGCGATATCGCCTAAAGACCATTGATGATAATTATGAGGTAAGGGCAATTTTTTAGATTGGTCAATAGCCCAAATCTGTGCGTTGCGGTCTAAAAAAGGCAATTTGCGATCAGGATTAGATTCTGGAGTACGAAATACTGAAGTTAGATCGCCAGTAATTGCTCTGCGCCATGAACTGATGTTATTTTCATAAATATGTTTTTCCATATTTTTTTATTCAGGAAATATTCCAAAAACTGTATAGTAGAAGTGATGTCGAAAACCTCAGAATTGACCCATCCACCTTTTGACCATGGCGAAGCAACGATCAGCGGAACGCGGTATCCGAGTCCGACAGGACCCTCAGTTGCATTTTCTTGATTCTCTCCAGCATCTAGCTCCTGCTGTAGACTGACATACTCACCAGAGATATCCATTCCTGGAGAAACCTTACCTGATGTTGGATCGGCTGGGTTGGGGGCTACGAAGGGTGGAATATGATCAAAATAACCATCATTTTCATCGTAATTTAAGATGAAAATTGTTTTGCGCCACAGATCAGGATTTTCTGTTAAAATATTCAAAATCTCGGAAGTATACCAGGCCCCATACATCGGTGCGCTAGGATGATCAGAAAAATATTCAGGTGCTACTAACCAAGAAACTGTTGGAAGTTTTCCAGACCTTACATCCTGTCTAAATTGATG is a window encoding:
- a CDS encoding site-specific recombinase yields the protein MKEKLNASQEVTYLFDKYYLQLGDISYIELDFLSSLIAIFRPKRKSLYYQVDIDPLLSYLQQFTQHKDQFVQYVHRVLDQKDFDQLITDTGIISYADFRYEIKKRFTEKYLPSQPPKSTLQYVLNQIFYHSKDADWVASIPQEQLHQLYTICQFHSLYENDHNFEIKEILYGLEVLVQRITGRAMETDVNKMVPDFQNFDSPFIAIMREFNELNDRFLRDDLHFMTSDDLAYKQILVLHRQCENYIDTAFSNSHRFGISIKVNQSLLRIRQQLERIKAILSFLVINDNHEKVTKSIAFAQTLIDYNCRKSNIRKLVGQSTQLLAYEITHHTAQTGEHYITSTKKEYWRMFRSACGGGIIVGIMCIIKLFLGKVETSEFGHALLYSMNYAIGFTAIYLFGATLATKQPAMTASALIAAIENGPSGQDQNRHKYWSFAIFFARLFRSQFIAFVGNVMMAFPVSLILIWGIQEVFHYNAAAAKWLKLVNELNPTETPMIVHACIAGVFLFLSGIIAGSISNRDKHNSVYYRIEEQPVLKKVFGKEKTAKVARFYEKKWAGIVSNIWFGVFMGTTASVGMFLGLNLDIRHITFASGNLALAWFGHDSYLSTEMWIWGILGIGIIGFFNFVVSFSLSLILAFRSRNLSFGELIKMAKAVWIYFKINPKSFFLPPEEKK
- a CDS encoding trans-sulfuration enzyme family protein; its protein translation is MTRNDIDFGTLAIHQEHTDGHHAHLAPIYASSTFTFDSVEQGMRKFSGEDAGYIYSRFGNPTTDATAQAIADLETWKILNPDGTPLRARALLTSSGQSAMSTLFISCLNAGDGILATPSLYGGTHEFITKMLPKFGIKAYFSNMTDADELETILKEKPEIKLIHFESPANPTMQCIDIERVVELAKKYNKLISVDNTFSTPYLQQPFKYGVDYVFHSTTKFLNGHGNAIGGVLVGRDLSAMDTYVHQTHKLLGVNSNPFDAFLVLQGIKTLPLRMEQHCRNAMDVATFLDHHPEISQVHYNGLTTHPDYAISKKQMRHAGSVMSIELKGGYEKAIDFVNKLQICTRAVSIGTVDTLVSHPASMSHAGIPREIRLKTGITDGLIRISVGLESIDDLISDLKQALG
- a CDS encoding DUF763 domain-containing protein, translated to MKRSGTADLPLHYGKVPAWLYERMSALGLSIVEAILADYGKDEVLRRLSDPFWFQSFGAVLGMDWHSSGITTSVMGALKRAINPQSASLGLYICGGKGKFSRETPAELLRIADHTGLSGDALVRASKLTAKVDNTAIQDGYQLYLHNFIVSDKGNWTVVQQGMHENDGTARRYHWHSQHLKSFIDEPHTGINGVSRGKILNLTAAAAASNRQGILAIAQNDPARIMQEFAHLVMPNRHDIRASDVDLKRLGALLYVTRELQTDNFEELLLLKGVGPRTMQSLALVSEVIHGGPSRFKDPARFAFAHGGKDGHPFPVPLTIYDESITVLRKGIEKSKLGHLDKLKTINKLHQIVLQAEANFTPQFDIQEVLEQERRDSWKYNGQTVMGKAQKPSKNRPGIQLSMF
- a CDS encoding ATP-binding protein, with product MILIVDDKPENIYSLQQLLESRGFSVDTALSGEEALKKAFKNQYALIILDVQMPDMDGFEVARYLANYSKTKDISIIFLSAANRDKRFIEQGYASGGIDYVTKPVDMDVLLMKVKNFYQLHEKTLALNAVQQDLLSEIERRKRAQSSLLEKANHLRSILESLPQIAFSVDPQGKIDFVNYNWFLFSASENQFPECHPDDPAMKDVVNSHIQKGKAVEMEVRIKPLNSQLYRYHLLRIVPIEENHVIAHWVGTFTDIDDQKQIEQKKDEFISIASHELKTPLTSMRGYVQLLARALRGEQNVKVQKYMDRVQGQLDKLSTLVADLLDISKIDNGKLKINHHVFDLDVLIDTVIETMRQTHDNKMLHIEREGARLDRLILGDELRIEQVLVNFVTNAIKYGPDSDRIIIHTEMNGHEVKVSVQDFGIGVPAKNQPPIFDKFYRVEETSVRFQGLGLGLYICAEIIRQHQGQYGMTSKFGEGSTFYFTLPLNTAHL
- a CDS encoding response regulator, producing the protein METNKKILIFEDDISILEIVTIILEDAGYRVETSQTSHDIIEKVAAIKPDLILMDNWIPNIGGKEATKLLKRDPNFNQIPVIYITANSDIAELAKDAGADDFLAKPFDLVDLEKIVSKYLK
- a CDS encoding phospholipase domain-containing protein, translating into MEKHIYENNISSWRRAITGDLTSVFRTPESNPDRKLPFLDRNAQIWAIDQSKKLPLPHNYHQWSLGDIANLKKQRNISPWLAKQEKGQRPSSALAYELYIDEEISKKEDKISIHMKVGNTFFGEASLNSPFNIYTGDSYHDGVQFWPFAVFAGQSLDFSWNLSDFKDNIYAFTAYGPNGFMRGFKGQDEALRISASYELGSTKKPTGNLVLHLKNEGQETLDISMKDNAYRLWNKEITLKAGQSATSIIDTQQEYGWYDISVTLLNSPFERHFAGRVETGKHSKTDPQLS
- a CDS encoding alkaline phosphatase family protein, which translates into the protein MNTEEHEAEIRVPKGDILHQFRQDVRSGKLPTVSWLVAPEYFSDHPSAPMYGAWYTSEILNILTENPDLWRKTIFILNYDENDGYFDHIPPFVAPNPADPTSGKVSPGMDISGEYVSLQQELDAGENQENATEGPVGLGYRVPLIVASPWSKGGWVNSEVFDITSTIQFLEYFLNKKIWKNIFMKITSVHGAEQLLAI